Proteins encoded together in one Plasmodium vivax chromosome 6, whole genome shotgun sequence window:
- a CDS encoding hypothetical protein, conserved (encoded by transcript PVX_001895A), with product MKKKVDGRIKTLVENNVALGQRSMFLVVGDQGKNVVLNFYFLLNRLASRTHSILWCYKKRLDFSTSKKKRFKEMKKKIKKGTFDATIDSNFDSFLKSANVRFCFYNETKKVLGKTYSMCVLQDFSYITPNVLCRCIETVIGGGIILFLLNKLDDVKNIYKLTLNCHKKYTQNGISEVHNNYVTRFFLSLNRCRNAMFIDDEMNILPLNENHLHVKKVVVKGGGEEDAKQGGAALSGPRAATLGGHLCPDKEELRKRLAELEAICEENERRAEERRRFLLSARVCGGDAEGEAGRVGKESGKEAVSPAAVAASTADPYAFLGSPVMNLLRICLSIDQLEALLNMCKLLRNDEERKRQLKEVLISLLANRGRGKSATLGLLIALSIYFNYTNVILCSGNDDGMQTIYEFIDEGLRLLGYKEFIHYERVYLLGKLKEIIIFKDPHNQSRLKQRVRYFNILEEDLVNSELMIIDEAACIPIDVLKGKIKGEVTILSTTLNGYEGTGKTFIFKLLKQLKKKFVTQLTYGEFKEMKRLYFERAFIEVSLDTPIRYSYNDQVEAWLNDFLCLNCNEPFKLKNSLCAPANTQLYFVDKHVFKRFSKTSESLLRKIMTLFVTSHYKNTPNDLIMILDSQQHHLFLLLSGSGGSGGLDGSLDGGGVDELDIYGVLHCAIDGVVRPPPGRRLVKLQDLLQGGKQRDGGSEERNGQRSDQKSSQRNGHTNGQTNGESHADQNQHGDCRPGEPSEGHTKEHTADAAPAANHPMANEFEGNLMPYLITEHFDYHFYHYVGIRVVRISIHPSIQNLNYGSQFLRKLIDYYSLYNGRGRGGGSPYRENVILYRCSGGSGDSGGSGGRGEGGQTDEAAATDGTTATNGRVFLDPQLSRVDYVGTCFGLTKGLLIFWQKNGFTPVYLKQQRNEITGEFSLLMVRHLSKNLKKVFANFHLDFVRSFCSLLPYAFRRLESFVVFNLLHNNPVALARPTREQLLLPRGKAANEGEKEVVAKGEAVADREAVADGESVADGESVADGESLDEEDPDHCACFYDDELLSQENLFYFFHPNDLCRLKRFVMEAKPFADVLYLMQTVANLILFRKVPIQLTFLEYTVLYAVSLQKKSCQEISAEISINVNQTTALLRKILHRVYTFLKDLMQRDIEQKVEAQFSQKLHKQKKRARQVELPSGEYIDELHRNTRVVAKKSKKEKRALLREFSLSGTVKRKQIKVKTNDDADPPKDVVPS from the exons atgaagaagaaagtgGACGGGCGCATAAAAACGCTGGTGGAGAACAACGTGGCGCTGGGGCAGCGGAGCATGTTCCTGGTGGTGGGGGACCAGGGGAAGAACGTCGTGCTGAATTTTTACTTTCTGTTGAACCGGCTGGCCAGCAGGACGCACAGCATCCTGTGGTGCTACAAGAAGAGGCTGGATTTCTCGacgagcaaaaaaaagagatttaaagaaatgaagaagaagataaagaagGGGACCTTCGACGCAACCATTGATAGTAATTTTgactcatttttaaaaagtgccaACGTGAGGTTTTGCTTTTATAATGAGACGAAGAAAGTGTTGGGCAAGACCTACTCCATGTGCGTGCTTCAGGACTTCTCCTATATAACCCCAAACGTTTTATGCAGATGCATAGAGACAGTAATCGGCGGGGGCAtcatcctcttcctcttgaATAAGCTAGATGACGtgaaaaacatttataagtTAACCCTAAACTGCCACAAGAAGTACACGCAGAATGGCATTTCCGAGGTGCATAATAACTACGTCACGAGGTTTTTTCTCTCGCTCAACCGGTGTAGAAACGCCATGTTCATCGATGATGAGATGAACATTTTACCTCTGAATGAGAACCACCTGCATGTGAAGAAGGTGGTGGTGAagggaggaggggaagaagacgCCAAGCAGGGGGGAGCTGCCTTAAGTGGCCCCCGCGCGGCCACGCTGGGCGGGCACCTCTGCCCCGACAAGGAGGAACTGAGGAAGCGCCTGGCCGAGTTGGAGGCCATTTGCGAGGAAAACGAGAGGCGGGCGGAGGAGcgccgccgcttcctcctctccgCGAGGGTTTGCGGTGGAGATGCAGAAGGCGAAGCCGGCCGAGTTGGCAAAGAAAGCGGCAAAGAAGCCGTTTCCCCCGCCGCTGtcgccgcttccaccgccGACCCGTACGCCTTCCTGGGCAGCCCCGTCATGAACCTGCTGCGGATCTGCCTGAGCATCGACCAGCTGGAGGCCCTGCTGAACATGTGCAAGTTGCTGCGCAACGACgaggagaggaagaggcaGCTGAAGGAGGTGCTCATCAGCCTGCTCGCCAACCGAGGGCGCGGCAAGTCCGCCACGCTGGGGCTGCTAATCGCCCTCAGCATCTACTTCAATTACACCAATGTCATTCTCTGCTCGGGGAACGATGACGGCATGCAGACCATCTACGAGTTCATCGATGAGGGACTTCGCCTCCTCGGCTACAAGGAGTTCATTCACTATGAGAGGGTCTACCTCCTAGGAaagttaaaagaaataatcatttttaaagacCCTCACAATCAAAGTCGTCTGAAGCAGAGGGTTCGCTACTTTAACATTTTAGAAGAAGACTTGGTAAACTCAGAGCTAATGATAATAGATGAAGCGGCTTGTATCCCCATCGACGTtttgaagggaaaaataaaaggagagGTCACCATCCTGTCGACCACCCTGAATGGGTACGAAGGGACAGGCAAAACGTTCATCTTCAAATTGCTAAAACagctaaagaaaaaattcgtCACCCAATTGACGTATGGCGAGTTTAAAGAAATGAAGAGACTCTACTTCGAGAGGGCCTTCATCGAGGTGTCCCTGGACACCCCCATCAGGTACAGCTATAACGACCAGGTGGAGGCCTGGCTGAATGACTTCCTCTGTCTCAACTGTAATGAGCCCTTCAAACTGAAGAACTCCCTCTGCGCCCCCGCCAACACGCAGCTCTATTTTGTTGATAAACATGTCTTCAAGCGATTTAGCAAAACGAGCGAAAGCTTGCtcagaaaaattatgacccTCTTCGTCACCTCCCACTACAAGAACACCCCCAACGATTTGATTATGATTTTGGACTCGCAGCAGCACCACCTCTTCCTCTTGCTGAGTGGGAGCGGCGGGAGCGGCGGTCTGGATGGCAGCCTGGATGGTGGCGGCGTGGACGAGCTCGACATCTACGGCGTGCTGCACTGCGCCATCGACGGCGTCGtgcgcccccccccgggcCGGCGCCTCGTCAAGCTGCAGGACCTGctgcaaggggggaagcagcgcgACGGGGGGAGTGAAGAAAGAAATGGGCAGAGGAGCGACCAGAAGAGCAGTCAGAGGAATGGCCATACGAATGGCCAGACGAATGGGGAGAGTCACGCCGACCAGAACCAACATGGTGACTGCCGACCGGGGGAGCCCTCGGAGGGCCACACAAAAGAACACACTGCAGACGCAGCCCCCGCCGCTAATCACCCGATGGCCAACGAATTCGAGGGCAACCTGATGCCCTACCTAATCACCGAACACTTTGACTATCACTTCTACCACTACGTAGGAATACGGGTGGTGCGCATCTCCATCCACCCCTCCATCCAGAATCTGAATTACGGCTCGCAGTTCCTGCGGAAACTCATCGATTACTACAGTTTGTATAATGGACGGGGTCGGGGGGGTGGCTCTCCCTACCGGGAGAACGTCATTCTGTACCGCTGCAGTGGTGGCAGCGGTGACAGCGGCGGAAGTGGCGGACGCGGCGAGGGTGGCCAGACAGACGAGGCAGCCGCAACGGACGGGACAACTGCAACTAACGGGCGCGTCTTCCTCGACCCGCAGCTGAGCCGCGTGGACTACGTGGGCACGTGCTTCGGCCTGACCAAGGGGCTGCTGATCTTCTGGCAGAAGAACGGCTTCACCCCCGTCTACCTGAAGCAGCAGAGGAACGAAATCACCGGGGAGTTTAGCCTCCTCATGGTGAGGCACTTAagcaaaaatttgaagaaagtCTTCGCCAATTTCCACCTAGACTTCGTGCGCAGCTTCTGCAGCCTGCTGCCCTACGCCTTCAGGCGGCTCGAGTCGTTCGTCGTGTTTAACCTTCTGCACAACAACCCAGTCGCGCTGGCGCGGCCCACGCGCGAgcagctcctcctccccagggggaaagcggcaaatgaaggagaaaaggaagtggtagcaaaaggagaagcggtaGCCGACAGGGAAGCGGTAGCAGACGGGGAATCGGTAGCAGACGGGGAATCGGTAGCAGACGGGGAATCGCTAGACGAGGAGGACCCGGACCACTGCGCCTGCTTCTACGACGACGAGCTGCTGAGCCAGGAAAAcctcttctacttcttccACCCCAACGACCTCTGCCGCCTGAAGCGGTTCGTCATGGAGGCCAAGCCCTTCGCCGACGTCCTGTACCTCATGCAGACCGTTGCCAACTTAATTCTCTTCCGGAAGGTCCCCATCCAACTCACCTTCCTGGAATACACCGTGCTCTACGCCGTCTCCCTGCAGAAGAAAAGCTGCCAAGAAATCTCAGCCGAAATCAGCATTAACGTCAACCAGACCACCGCCCTCCTGCGCAAGATCCTCCACCGCGTCTACACCTTTCTGAAG GACCTCATGCAAAGGGACATCGAACAGAAAGTGGAGGCGCAGTTCAGCCAGAAGCTCCACAAGCAGAAGAAGCGCGCGCGCCAGGTCGAGCTCCCCTCGGGGGAGTACATCGACGAGCTGCACAGGAACACCCGAGTGGTGGCCAAGAAAAgcaagaaggagaagcgagCCCTCCTGCGCGAGTTTAGCCTATCAG GAACCgtgaaaaggaagcaaatcAAGGTCAAGACAAACGACGACGCTGATCCCCCCAAGGATGTAGTCCCCAGCTGA
- a CDS encoding dihydrolipoamide acetyltransferase, putative (encoded by transcript PVX_001900A; Apicoplast targeted protein. Curated by Stuart Ralph, Walter and Eliza Hall Institute of Medical Research, Australia.), producing MLLLWLPFFLLLRTSTCISLPNKHGFITTLNHAWAKSPHNKMKNRRGVIFSQIEIKMPALSSTMTSGKIVKWNKDVGEYVNLGDIIMTVESDKADMDVEAFDEGFLRVKHMGDGSEAKVGDTLGILTTEEDEEIEAPSDDFPAGGTTPQGGITSHGDITPEGETTPQGDSPHAQAPQPAQQQTGERKIFLPFVSTKRNRARISKWTRKENDRIEKDEVLFHVEDDKSTIEVESPCNGVVKKIFIEEGQFADFEKPVAIISPRKAEDPPQGEQTEDVQPVNEENVVRHYREALSGTREGELLLQNMSASDKRTMEERLLLNYDKYTPLSRDFFSSRDDGTPGKGSTGQKRDTVMEQNKLTPADIKGTKVPGRITYEDVISHLERTKGETPAKAKIIELTNVQKAIKNNMMRTLSIPVFRITHFIKTNALLKLYEQVKDKINMTVLLCKCVAKVLLKHPIIYSTFIDEGEGKILFNEDVHIGNALGLKNSLLTPVLKRVNKADIYTLAGEWKKLVEKGKQGLLTAGEMSGSNFYISNLGMLNTYQFDATLPPNVSCILSVGTNIARVENLEDLKIQRGMMMTLTCDHRHIYGSHAAAFMSDLAAFVERDIMQVFL from the exons ATGCTCCTGCTGTGGCTGCCcttctttctcctcctgcGCACCTCCACTTGCATTTCTCTGCCCAACAAGCATGGCTTCATAACCACCCTCAACCATGCCTGGGCAAAGTCCCCCcacaacaaaatgaaaaacagaAGAGGAGTTATCTTTTCCcaaattgaaataaaaatgcctGCCCTGTCAAGCACCATGACTTCTGGCAAAATCGTCAAATGGAACAAAGACGTTGGGGAGTATGTTAAC CTCGGCGACATCATCATGACGGTCGAAAGTGACAAAGCAGACATGGACGTGGAGGCCTTCGACGAGG GCTTCCTCCGCGTGAAGCACATGGGAGACGGGAGTGAAGCGAAGGTCGGGGACACCCTCGGCATTCTAACCacggaggaagacgaagagaTAGAAGCGCCTAGTGACGACTTCCCAGCGGGAGGGACCACCCCACAGGGAGGGATCACCTCACATGGAGATATCACCCCAGAGGGAGAGACCACCCCCCAGGGAGACTCCCCCCACGCACAGGCTCCACAGCCCGCACAACAACAAACAGGTGAGCGCAAAATATTTCTGCCTTTCGTGAGCACCAAGAGGAACAGGGCGAGGATAAGCAAATGGACGCGCAAAGAAAATGACCGCATCGAGAAGGATGAAGTCCTTTTTCATGTTGAAGACGACAAAAGCACCATCGAGGTGGAGAGCCCCTGCAACG GCGTCGTCAAAAAGATTTTCATCGAGGAAGGGCAGTTCGCCGATTTTGAGAAACCGGTCGCCATCATCTCCCCCAGGAAG GCAGAAGACCCCCCGCAGGGAGAGCAAACAGA ggACGTCCAACCCGTAAACGAAGAAAACGTCGTGAGGCACTACAGGGAAGCCCTCAGCGGCACCCGGGAAGGAGAACTCCTCCTGCAAAACATGAG CGCCTCCGACAAGCGAACCATGGAAGAGCGGCTCCTTCTAAACTACGACAAGTACACCCCCCTTTCGAGGGACTTCTTCAG CTCGCGAGACGATGGCACACCTGGGAAAGGCTCAACGGGTCAGAAGCGGGACACG GTGATGGAGCAGAACAAGCTAACCCCGGCAGACATTAA AGGAACCAAGGTACCTGGACGTATAACATACGAAGATGTGATTTCCCACCTGGAGCGCACCAAAGGAGAGACCCCCGCGAAggcaaaaataattgaaCTAACCAACGTGCAAAAGGCAATCAAAAACAACATGATGCGCACGTTATCCATTCCCGTGTTCCGCATCactcattttataaaaacaaatgctcTCCTAAAACTGTATGAACAAGTTAAGGACAAAATTAACATGACAGTCCTCCTGTGTAAATGCGTGGCCAAGGTGTTGCTGAAGCATCCCATCATTTACTCTACCTTCATCGATGAGGGCGaggggaaaatattatttaatgaagACGTTCACATTGGGAATGCCCTGGGATTGAAGAACTCCCTGCTGACCCCCGTGCTCAAGCGGGTTAACAAGGCGGACATATACACCCTGGCCGGAGAGTGGAAG aAGCTAGTCGAGAAAGGCAAACAGGGCCTGCTGACGGCCGGCGAAATGTCGGGCAGCAACTTCTACATCTCCAACCTGGGCATGCTCAACACCTACCAGTTCGACGCGACGCTGCCCCCAAACGTGTCGTGCATCCTGTCCGTCGGCACCAACATTGCGCGCGTCGAGAATTTGGAAGACCTGAAGATCCAGCGGGGCATGATGATGACGCTCACCTGCGACCACCGCCACATTTACGGCTCGCACGCGGCTGCCTTCATGAGCGACTTGGCGGCCTTCGTCGAGCGGGACATCATGCAGGTCTTTCTGTAG
- a CDS encoding ADP-ribosylation factor, putative (encoded by transcript PVX_001905A) codes for MGLFVSRLFNRLFQKKDVRILMVGLDAAGKTTILYKVKLGEVVTTIPTIGFNVETVEFRNISFTVWDVGGQDKIRPLWRHYYSNTDGLIFVVDSNDRERIDDAREELHRMINEEELKDAIILVFANKQDLPNAMSAAEVTEKLHLNTIRERNWFIQSTCATRGDGLYEGFDWLTTHLNNSK; via the exons ATGGGGCTGTTCGTTAGCAGACTGTTTAATCGGCTCTTCCAGAAAAAGGACGTTCGCATTTTGATGGTGGGGTTGGACGCAGCGGGCAAGACGACCATCCTCTACAAAGTGAAGCTGGGCGAGGTCGTCACGACCATTCCGACGATAG GCTTCAACGTCGAAACGGTGGAGTTCCGCAACATCTCCTTCACCGTGTGGGACGTCGGAGGACAAGACAag ATAAGACCCTTGTGGAGGCACTACTACTCCAACACGGATGGGTTAATTTTCGTCGTCGACAGCAACGACCGGGAGAGAATTGACGATG CGAGAGAAGAACTGCACAGGATGATCAACGAGGAAGAGCTGAAGGACGCCATCATCCTGGTGTTTGCGAACAAGCAGGATCTGCCGAATGCCATGTCTGCGGCGGAGGTGACGGAGAAGCTGCACCTGAACACGATCAGGGAGAGAAACTG gTTCATTCAATCAACGTGCGCAACCAGGGGAGACGGACTCTACGAGGGATTCGACTGGCTCACCACGCACCTAAACAATTCGAAGTGA
- a CDS encoding hypothetical protein, conserved (encoded by transcript PVX_001910A) has translation MEGDKEKMESLSSKVKEKFGSKVQIVNLKMDVKMPLFEIFLQANIHTQIKIFHARGRTLQYRLPPPFWTKCKLLKENKLLQEKYGGECAPGLFPRYDEYQMMEMMTECVFSDKYNYYVYDVNLEWENLCALTPENRELRKMVHQSVHVPTRLAVIKAFEEGIADFRDVIHEEHLMMLREQRKMKENRRYDF, from the exons ATGGAGGGCGACAAGGAGAAGATGGAGAGCCTGAGCAGCAAGGTGAAGGAGAAGTTCGGCAGCAAAGTGCAAATTGTTAATCTGAAGATGGACGTGAAGATGCCCCTCTTCGAAATATTCCTGCAAGCGAACATCCACACGCAAATAAAAATCTTCCACGCCAGGGGGAGGACCCTACAGTACagactccccccccccttctggaCCAAGTGTAAACTGTTGAAGGAGAATAAGCTGCTGCAGGAGAAGTACGGAGGGGAGTGTGCCCCCGGCTTGTTCCCTCGCTACGATGAATACCAAATGATGGAGATGATGACCGAATGCGTCTTCAGCGATAAGTACAATTACTATGTGTATGATGTAAATTTGGAGTGGGAGAACCTGTGCGCCCTAACCCCGGAAAACAGGGAGCTGCGGAAGATGGTTCACCAGAGCGTCCACGTGCCCACTCGCCTGGCGGTCATCAAGGCCTTCGAGGAGG GCATCGCGGACTTCAGAGACGTCATCCACGAGGAACACCTCATGATGCTCCGAGAGCAGCGCAAGATGAAGGAGAACCGCCGCTACGACTTTTAG